The Fundidesulfovibrio magnetotacticus genome includes the window CGTGACCAGGGCCTGGGCCATGGCGCGGCTGCGGAACACGATGTCCCCGGCCTCGATCTGCAGGGAGCGCAGGTAGGAGATTTCGGATTCGTACTGCCTGGTCTTCTCGCGGGTTTTTTCCAGTTGGTCGCGCAGGCTGATGAGTTCGGTGATGTCGCGCACGTTGGTGACCACGCGGTAGAGCTTGCCCGCGTCGTCGAACACGGGGTTGCCCGTCACCAGCAGGGTGCGCTCGCCCTTGATGGTCTGGTTGATGGTGGCGGGCATGCCCGTCTCCATCACCAGCAGGGTGACGGAGCGGTCGTAGTATTGCTCCTCCACCAGCTGGCGCATGTTCTTGCCCAGCACCTCGTCGGCGCTGATGCCCGTCATGCGCTGGTAGGCCTCGTTCAGGAGCAGGACGTTGCCGGCGCCGTCGGTGATGAACATGCCGTCGTAGGATGAGTTGATGATGGAGCTCAACTCCTTGATGTGGTCGCGCACGTAGTGCAGCTCGCAGGAGGTGCGCTCCAGGATGGAGATGTCCTGGAAGACGCTGATGGCCCCCGTGCGCACGCCGTTCTCCAAAAGCGGCGAGTGGTTGGCCATGAGCACCGCCCCCTGGAGGGCCAGCATCTGGCCGCACACGGGCATGCCGGTGGCCAGGACGTGGGGGGCCTGCGAATGGGGCAGCACCTCGGAGACGTGCCTGCCCGTCACCTCGCGGTCGGCGAGGTCCAGGGAGGAGGCCGCGTGGCTGTTGATGAAGGTGACGACGCCCATGGCGTCCACGGCCATGAGCCCGATGTGGGCCGCGTCGAGGATCGTCGAGAACAGGGCCGCATGGCGGACGGTAGGATCGGACACGCTCACTCCCCATGGGTAGCAACACCTGGACGGTCAACGCCACGGCTGGGAACTGCACCGGTATCGAATCGGAAACGAGCTTACCGGCAGAACGGGGGTGAGTAAAGCGGCCCGACCGAAACGGCGGGTGCGCCGATGGAATCAGTCGCGGAAGGCCAGGCGGACCACTTCCTCGGGGCCGTGCAGGGCGTTCACGGCGTCGGCGCGCTCGAAACCCAGGCGCGAGCCCAGGTGGACCAGCACGTAGTCCGCGCCGAGGCCAAGGCCGGGGGCGAGCCTCCCGGCCAGGGCCCGGCAGCGCGCCTGGGCCGCGCCGCTGGCCGGCCAGTCCGAGTCGGAGAGAAAGCCGATCACGTGCTCGGGGCGCACGTCGTCCGCGGTCATCGTGAGGCCCGAGCCCGACAGGGAGAGATAGTGGTTCACCACGGCCAGGGGACGCACCCCTCCGGCCAGGGTCACGTCGTCGAGGCCGTGCATGGCGGCCACGGCCAGCAGGAGTTCTCGGTCGGCGTTGCGGGCCGTGAGTTCCCGGAGCACCCAGGAGTGGTGGTCCTCATTCCTTCCGATGAACGGGTCCTCCGATTTCTCCAGCTCGAAGCGCTCGTTGAAGCGGTAGACGAAACGCTTCATGGCGTCGTGCAGCAGGATGGCGGCGTAGACGAGTCCGGGCCTGGCGGGCAGCCCCCGGGAGGCGTGGACCTTGAGCAGGGCTTTGGCGTTCTCCAGGTCCTGGAGCACGTGGAGCGCCAGGCCGCCCACGTGGGCGTGGTGCGCGCCCGAGCCCGGGCAGGCCTCGAAGGGCATGGGGGTAAACCAGGGATGGGCGTAGGCGGTGGCGGGGCCGTCGAGGCGCATGAACTCCTCGGCGAGGTCGCGCCAGCGGGGCTCGTCCACGGCCGGAAGGAACTCCTCGCGGATGCGGCGTGCGGCCGGCACGCCCAGGAAGCCGGACAACTCCCGGACGGAAAGGGGAAGCGCGGGGCGGCCGCTCATTTGATGCCTGCCCGCATGAACGACTGCACGAACTGCCGCTGGAAGAGGAGGAAACCGAGCAGCAGCGGCCCGCTGGTCATGAGGGTGGCCGCGGTGATCACCGCCCAGTCGACGCCCTGTTCGGTGGAGGAGAACACCTGGAGCCCCACGGTGAGAGGCCGCGAGTGCACGGTGTTGGTGACGATGAGCGGCCACAGGAAGTTGTTCCAGTGGTAGCTCACCGAGACCAGGGCGTACGCCAGGTAGACCGGCCTCCCCAGGGGGACGTACACGTGCCAGAGGATCTGCAGGACGCCCGCGCCCTCCACGGCCGCCGCGTCGTCGAGCTCCTTGGGCACGGTCTTGAAGGTCTGGCGCAGGAGAAAGATGCCGAAGGCCGAGGCCATGTAGGGCAGCCCGATGGAGAGGGTGGAGTCCAGGATGCCGATCCTGGCCATGGTCTGGTAGTTTTCCACCACCAGCACGTCCGGCATGATCATGAGCTGCATGAGCACCAGGGCGAAGGCGAGCGTCTTGAAGCGGAAGTCGTACTTGGCGAAGGCGTAGGCCGCCAGCGTGCAGAGCACCAACTGCACGGCCAGCACAATGGTCACCAGCAGGACGGTGTTCACGAAATACTTGGCGAAGGGCGCGGCGGCCCAGGCCTTGGCGAAGTTCTCGAGCGTCAGGGGCGCGAGCAGGTGGAAGCGCGTGGAGAACTCGGGGGAGTGGAACGCCGTCCAGACAGCGTAGAGCAAGGGCAGCGCCCAGAGCAGGGCGAGGGTCCACGCGGCCGCGGTGTCCAGCAGGCGCGCTCCGCCGCGGTCGTAGGGATTTGCCGCGTTCATCTGTAGTGGACCTTCTTTTCGAGAACCCCGAACTGAAGGATGGACGCCAGCCCGAGAAAGAGCAGGAGCACGAGGGTGAGCGTGGCCCCGTAGCCGGTGTCCCAGAATTTGAAGCTCACTTCATAGATGTAGTAGAGCAGCAGGGAGCTTGCGTTGTTGGGTCCCCCCTGGGTCAGCACGAAGAGGTGGTCCACCATGCGGAAGGCGTTGATGGTGGCGTTCACCAGGACGAAGAGCGTGGTGGGCATGATGAGCGGTATGGCCACCCTGCGGTAGTAGGTGAAGCGCGAGGCCCCCTCCACCATGGCCGCCTCGCCCAGGGAGGGCGGAATCTGCTGCAGGGCCGCCAGATAGAAGATCATGAAGAATCCCGCATCCTTCCATACGGCCACGGCGATGACGCAGTAGAGGGCCGTGCTCTCGCTGCCAAGCCAGTTCACCCCCGAGAACCCCAGAAAG containing:
- a CDS encoding carbohydrate ABC transporter permease translates to MAFTHYPAVNTFISSFFLAGKGGAAPEFVGLENYRFLLEDKIFWKVLKNNLVFASCTIPLSIALAMTMAFLVNAGLPGQAWLRLSYFVPTVLPMIAVANIWLFFYTPEYGLLEQVRRFLGFSGVNWLGSESTALYCVIAVAVWKDAGFFMIFYLAALQQIPPSLGEAAMVEGASRFTYYRRVAIPLIMPTTLFVLVNATINAFRMVDHLFVLTQGGPNNASSLLLYYIYEVSFKFWDTGYGATLTLVLLLFLGLASILQFGVLEKKVHYR
- a CDS encoding carbohydrate ABC transporter permease, which codes for MNAANPYDRGGARLLDTAAAWTLALLWALPLLYAVWTAFHSPEFSTRFHLLAPLTLENFAKAWAAAPFAKYFVNTVLLVTIVLAVQLVLCTLAAYAFAKYDFRFKTLAFALVLMQLMIMPDVLVVENYQTMARIGILDSTLSIGLPYMASAFGIFLLRQTFKTVPKELDDAAAVEGAGVLQILWHVYVPLGRPVYLAYALVSVSYHWNNFLWPLIVTNTVHSRPLTVGLQVFSSTEQGVDWAVITAATLMTSGPLLLGFLLFQRQFVQSFMRAGIK